A single genomic interval of Aureliella helgolandensis harbors:
- a CDS encoding secretin N-terminal domain-containing protein, with protein sequence MFTRCTPWLLLLFTLAANPIDAQEITQTPSASTSTAQNVVAMVEVEYGSAEDMQKVLKELQLADELDISAQPQSNLLVLRGPQEAMIAAREVLEELQSHAEQHSLASQTRSFYLHSDTTTARLRWSGGEGGLGPGPDSHALICRRSSSSRFRLSDIAQFPGLLVEIQVRTTAWNSEIVNALKASPEVSITREDLTKLNEGWDILKYVTGPHPLSTEHPQVFDVLTSQERKESPEASTAPEDYVAVFKMSGITLPTQTATPHRGSAQQSPFDDSSSAAPFNPDGVPSNPFDVATPSTNPFGENPTRVDDPFGKTVGQQSPFDDSSSAAPFNQDGASPNPFDDTTPSTNPFGENPTRVDNPFGEPTGLSSQATHNQHAQPRSESTAHSTFLPPRVEASENEIRLTFEQLRFAQKNHLPPETISRLQESLRLVITNAFKLRQTDQLDEIRSQRVKLDTLEEKVQLRATQAEKIIEQRYQLLLERAKN encoded by the coding sequence ATGTTCACGCGCTGCACTCCCTGGCTCCTGCTGCTCTTCACACTCGCGGCGAATCCAATTGATGCACAGGAAATCACACAGACTCCTTCCGCCTCAACTTCGACGGCTCAAAACGTTGTAGCCATGGTTGAGGTGGAATACGGCAGTGCCGAGGACATGCAGAAAGTGCTGAAGGAGCTGCAGCTAGCGGATGAGCTCGACATCTCTGCCCAACCACAGTCCAATCTATTGGTGCTCAGAGGTCCCCAAGAAGCAATGATCGCTGCCCGAGAAGTCCTCGAAGAGCTTCAATCCCACGCTGAGCAGCATAGTCTTGCAAGCCAAACACGAAGCTTCTACCTACACAGCGATACCACTACTGCGAGACTGCGTTGGTCTGGGGGCGAAGGCGGATTGGGCCCCGGCCCAGATAGCCACGCTTTGATCTGTAGGCGCAGCAGTTCCAGCCGATTTAGATTGAGCGACATCGCACAGTTCCCTGGATTGCTAGTAGAGATTCAAGTGCGGACCACGGCCTGGAACAGTGAGATCGTCAATGCCTTGAAAGCTTCACCCGAGGTCTCAATCACGCGAGAGGATCTGACGAAACTGAATGAAGGTTGGGACATCTTGAAATACGTGACTGGGCCACATCCATTGAGCACTGAGCATCCGCAAGTCTTTGACGTGCTAACCAGCCAGGAACGCAAGGAGTCCCCGGAAGCATCAACGGCCCCCGAGGACTACGTAGCCGTTTTCAAGATGAGCGGCATTACGCTACCAACTCAAACAGCCACTCCGCATCGCGGGTCCGCTCAACAGAGCCCATTCGACGATTCCTCATCTGCCGCCCCATTCAACCCAGACGGCGTCCCCTCCAACCCCTTCGATGTCGCTACGCCATCAACCAATCCCTTTGGTGAAAATCCGACACGCGTGGATGATCCCTTTGGAAAAACAGTCGGTCAACAGAGCCCATTCGACGATTCCTCATCTGCCGCCCCATTCAACCAAGACGGCGCGTCCCCCAACCCCTTCGATGACACTACGCCATCAACCAATCCCTTTGGTGAAAATCCGACACGCGTGGATAACCCCTTCGGAGAACCAACGGGACTTTCGTCGCAAGCGACCCACAACCAGCATGCGCAACCAAGGTCTGAAAGCACCGCCCACAGTACGTTCTTACCTCCACGGGTTGAAGCAAGCGAAAATGAGATTCGCTTGACTTTTGAACAACTCAGATTTGCGCAGAAAAATCACCTGCCACCCGAAACCATTTCCAGGTTGCAGGAATCTCTGCGGCTGGTGATCACCAATGCATTCAAACTACGCCAAACGGATCAACTCGATGAGATTCGATCCCAACGTGTAAAGCTCGATACACTCGAGGAGAAAGTGCAACTCAGAGCAACTCAAGCAGAAAAGATTATTGAGCAGCGCTATCAGCTGTTACTGGAGAGAGCGAAAAATTAG
- a CDS encoding glutamate decarboxylase, whose product MPLHDKNSNRDQLADDIYGSDDLAGSTPKFQFPNAELDSRHVYALVHDELMLDGNSRQNLATFCQTWAEPEVHKLMDECMDKNMIDKDEYPQTAEIESRCVNMLADLWNSPEAANTIGCSTTGSSEAAMLGGMAMKRAWEAKRKAAGLPYDKPNLITGPVQVCWHKFARYWDIELREVPMEHDRLIMTPEEVLKRCDENTIGVVPTLGVTFTCQYEPVKEISDALDQLQKTSGLDIRMHVDGASGGFLAPFCAPDLVWDFRLPRVKSINTSGHKFGLAPLGVGWIIWREEADLPEEEIFWVNYLGGNMRDIALNFSRPGGQVVCQYYNFLRLGFNGYRRIHGACYDTAKFISAEIEKLGLFDVLYDGDRATGIPALCWKMKKGIDPGFNLYELADRLRTRGWQVPAYSLPSNCQDTVIQRILVRHGVSRDLGSLLVEDIDRAIAHLKKHPHQTAITADDASGFHH is encoded by the coding sequence ATGCCGCTACACGACAAAAACTCCAATCGTGACCAGCTTGCCGATGACATTTATGGTTCAGACGACCTTGCAGGCAGTACGCCCAAATTCCAATTTCCCAATGCGGAGCTCGACTCACGCCATGTCTACGCACTGGTACACGACGAGCTGATGTTGGACGGAAACTCGCGTCAAAACCTTGCTACCTTCTGTCAGACCTGGGCTGAGCCAGAAGTGCATAAGTTGATGGACGAGTGCATGGACAAGAACATGATCGATAAGGACGAATATCCGCAAACGGCAGAAATTGAATCGCGTTGCGTGAACATGTTAGCGGATCTTTGGAATTCACCTGAGGCTGCCAACACCATCGGCTGCTCTACAACGGGATCAAGCGAAGCAGCCATGTTGGGCGGAATGGCGATGAAGCGAGCGTGGGAAGCCAAGCGGAAGGCCGCGGGGCTTCCCTACGACAAACCCAATTTGATCACCGGGCCAGTCCAAGTCTGTTGGCACAAATTTGCGAGGTACTGGGATATCGAACTTCGCGAAGTTCCGATGGAGCACGACCGTTTGATCATGACCCCCGAGGAAGTTCTCAAGCGTTGCGACGAGAACACTATTGGAGTTGTGCCCACGCTAGGCGTTACCTTTACTTGCCAGTACGAGCCCGTCAAGGAAATATCCGATGCGCTCGACCAACTGCAGAAGACTAGCGGACTTGATATTCGCATGCACGTCGATGGCGCCAGTGGCGGATTCCTTGCTCCATTTTGTGCTCCCGACCTCGTGTGGGATTTTCGCTTACCACGCGTCAAATCGATCAATACTTCGGGGCATAAGTTTGGTTTGGCTCCCCTGGGGGTTGGATGGATCATTTGGCGTGAGGAAGCAGACTTGCCGGAAGAAGAGATCTTCTGGGTAAACTATTTGGGCGGCAACATGCGTGACATTGCCCTCAACTTTTCTCGCCCCGGTGGGCAGGTTGTTTGCCAATACTACAACTTCTTACGACTCGGATTCAATGGCTATCGCCGCATCCACGGTGCGTGTTACGATACCGCCAAGTTTATTTCCGCTGAGATTGAAAAGCTCGGATTGTTCGACGTTCTTTACGATGGTGATCGTGCGACTGGCATCCCGGCTCTTTGTTGGAAGATGAAGAAGGGGATCGATCCTGGATTCAATCTTTACGAGCTGGCTGACCGGCTTCGAACGCGTGGCTGGCAGGTACCGGCCTACTCGCTTCCCTCCAACTGCCAAGACACCGTCATCCAGCGTATACTGGTACGACATGGAGTTAGCCGAGATTTGGGCTCCCTGCTCGTCGAAGATATCGATCGCGCAATTGCCCACTTGAAGAAACACCCACACCAGACTGCCATCACAGCAGACGACGCCTCAGGGTTTCACCATTGA